One region of Flavobacterium sp. KACC 22763 genomic DNA includes:
- a CDS encoding RNA polymerase sigma factor, giving the protein MSQEELLVLIYKKDEKAFTHLYDMYSKSLFSVIHVLIKNREEAEDVLQDVFVKIWKNIDSYNESKGRFYTWILNIARNTSIDKLRSKDYSNSQKNLSSDNFVNLLDESNKLSHKLDAIGIQEFVKKLKPKCIEIINLLFFKGYTQQEASEELAMPLGTIKTQNRNCINDLRNYLKI; this is encoded by the coding sequence ATGAGTCAAGAAGAACTGCTAGTTTTAATTTACAAAAAGGACGAAAAAGCTTTTACGCATTTGTACGATATGTACTCTAAAAGTTTATTTTCTGTCATTCACGTCCTAATTAAAAATCGAGAAGAAGCAGAAGATGTGCTTCAGGATGTTTTTGTCAAAATCTGGAAAAACATCGATTCCTACAACGAGAGTAAAGGACGATTTTATACTTGGATCCTTAACATCGCCCGAAACACCTCGATCGATAAACTTCGTTCTAAAGACTATAGCAACAGCCAAAAAAACCTTTCATCAGATAATTTCGTAAATCTCTTAGATGAGAGTAATAAATTGAGCCATAAACTAGATGCAATTGGAATTCAGGAATTTGTAAAAAAACTAAAACCAAAATGTATCGAAATAATCAATTTATTATTCTTTAAAGGATACACCCAGCAAGAAGCTTCAGAAGAATTGGCAATGCCACTGGGAACTATCAAAACACAAAACAGAAACTGTATTAACGATTTACGTAATTATTTGAAGATATAA
- a CDS encoding anti-sigma factor produces the protein MEAQEYIESGILELYVYGLLSEKENLEIAEMAKKNPEMDQEIISIEKAVIALSSSFSPFHSVENFEKIKARLELKHGKVVDIKPASNWSQYVGWAAAVLLLLGLGYQTLELTKTKEAISTVGNEKNKIQREYAFLDQQNKETEKNLGIVRDIKNTGVTLGGQAVSPASFAKVYWNQQTKTTYIDAAGLPAPPKGMVYQVWSLKLSPVLTPTSIGLLDNFEGNKQKIFAVNQTDSAEAFGITLEPAGGSPTPTMEQLYTLGKV, from the coding sequence ATGGAAGCACAAGAATATATAGAATCAGGAATTTTAGAGCTGTACGTTTATGGCCTATTAAGTGAGAAAGAAAATTTAGAAATTGCCGAAATGGCAAAAAAGAATCCCGAAATGGATCAGGAAATTATTTCGATAGAAAAGGCTGTAATTGCACTTTCTTCGAGTTTCTCCCCTTTCCATTCTGTGGAAAATTTCGAAAAAATTAAAGCTCGTCTGGAACTTAAACATGGAAAAGTAGTCGATATCAAACCAGCTTCAAACTGGTCGCAATATGTGGGCTGGGCAGCAGCAGTATTATTATTGCTAGGTTTAGGATATCAAACTTTAGAATTAACAAAAACCAAAGAAGCTATTTCTACTGTTGGAAATGAGAAGAATAAAATACAAAGAGAATATGCCTTTTTAGATCAGCAGAATAAAGAAACCGAGAAAAACTTAGGTATTGTAAGAGATATTAAAAATACAGGAGTAACACTTGGTGGTCAGGCAGTTTCGCCTGCTTCTTTTGCAAAGGTATATTGGAATCAACAAACTAAAACTACTTATATTGATGCGGCAGGTTTGCCTGCACCGCCAAAAGGAATGGTGTATCAAGTATGGTCTTTGAAATTAAGTCCTGTACTCACTCCGACAAGCATTGGTTTGCTGGATAATTTTGAAGGTAATAAACAAAAAATCTTTGCTGTAAATCAAACCGATTCTGCGGAAGCTTTTGGAATTACTTTGGAACCAGCTGGCGGAAGCCCTACACCAACAATGGAACAGCTTTATACTTTAGGAAAAGTTTAA
- a CDS encoding DoxX family protein yields the protein MNANLLLRIAIAIILLTHSVFGMFNNGINDFGNLFLNQIGFAPYGVFLAWSIKLSHVAAAILLLANKCIKLAGFVTIFVLIMGIVLVHFQEGWFVVGGGRNGVEYNFLLIVVLLAIMYPDGIIKKQKSNS from the coding sequence ATGAATGCAAACTTACTTTTGAGAATTGCTATAGCTATTATTCTCCTGACCCATTCCGTTTTTGGAATGTTTAATAATGGCATTAATGATTTTGGAAATCTTTTCCTCAACCAAATTGGTTTTGCTCCTTACGGCGTATTTCTTGCTTGGAGTATCAAATTGTCTCATGTTGCCGCCGCAATACTTTTATTAGCAAATAAATGCATTAAACTTGCTGGCTTTGTTACCATTTTTGTTCTTATAATGGGCATTGTTTTAGTGCACTTTCAAGAAGGCTGGTTTGTTGTAGGAGGAGGAAGAAACGGTGTCGAATATAATTTTCTTCTAATTGTAGTTCTCTTGGCAATTATGTATCCTGATGGCATCATAAAAAAACAAAAAAGTAATTCATAA
- the menA gene encoding 1,4-dihydroxy-2-naphthoate octaprenyltransferase, with the protein MKHWIEAARLRTLPLSVSGIIVGSIYALSNPTETINTPTEVFSWKVFGFALLTTLGLQVLSNFANDYGDGVKGTDNADRVGPQRAIQSGVITPQAMKKAIIITSFLTLLSAIILIYFAFGKDNFGYSIFFLLLGIAAIVAAIKYTVGNSAYGYRGLGDLFVFIFFGLVSTLGVNFLYAKEVDPLLILPAVAIGLLSVGVLNLNNMRDQESDKKAGKNTIVVQMGAEKAKFYHYALIGGAMLLVIIFAILSDYNFDQYLFVLAYIPLTKHLITVYKNQDPKLLDPELKKLALSTFLLSILLTVCMISLISDIIVNLFLGGR; encoded by the coding sequence ATGAAACATTGGATTGAAGCCGCTAGATTGCGCACATTACCTTTATCAGTTTCTGGAATTATAGTTGGAAGTATTTATGCTTTGTCAAATCCAACAGAAACTATTAACACTCCAACAGAAGTTTTTAGCTGGAAAGTCTTTGGTTTTGCTTTATTGACAACGTTAGGATTACAGGTTTTATCCAATTTTGCGAATGATTATGGTGACGGTGTAAAAGGTACCGATAACGCAGATCGTGTTGGTCCTCAGCGTGCTATTCAGAGTGGGGTTATTACACCTCAGGCAATGAAAAAAGCTATTATTATTACTTCATTTTTGACTTTATTGTCGGCAATCATATTAATTTATTTTGCTTTCGGAAAAGACAATTTCGGGTATTCTATCTTTTTCCTGTTGTTAGGGATTGCGGCTATTGTGGCTGCAATTAAATACACTGTCGGTAATTCTGCTTATGGATATAGAGGATTAGGAGATTTATTCGTTTTCATTTTCTTCGGATTAGTGAGCACGTTAGGAGTAAACTTTTTATATGCAAAAGAAGTAGATCCGCTTTTAATTCTTCCAGCTGTTGCCATCGGATTATTGAGCGTTGGAGTTTTAAACCTAAACAATATGCGCGATCAGGAATCAGATAAAAAAGCAGGTAAAAACACAATTGTAGTACAAATGGGAGCTGAGAAAGCTAAATTTTACCATTATGCTTTGATTGGTGGCGCAATGCTTTTAGTTATTATTTTTGCCATTCTAAGCGATTATAATTTTGATCAATATTTGTTTGTATTGGCCTATATTCCGTTGACAAAACATTTAATCACGGTTTACAAAAACCAAGATCCAAAATTATTAGACCCAGAATTGAAAAAACTAGCATTAAGCACATTTTTGCTTTCTATATTGCTTACAGTTTGTATGATCTCATTGATTTCAGACATTATTGTAAATCTCTTTTTAGGAGGAAGATAA
- a CDS encoding DUF2853 family protein, with translation MSKREELIKKYTTDLKEKCGIIADADLLTKVTIACGPSIYNDDASTVASSQQSELDTVKNNFLIKKLGLKSGPDLDKGLDAVLEKYGKSNKHKYRAVVYYLLTVHFKKENIFK, from the coding sequence ATGAGCAAGAGAGAAGAATTAATTAAAAAGTACACAACTGATTTAAAAGAGAAATGTGGTATTATAGCTGACGCAGATTTATTGACAAAAGTTACAATTGCTTGCGGTCCGTCAATTTACAATGACGACGCTTCTACGGTAGCTTCTTCACAGCAGTCAGAATTAGATACAGTAAAAAATAACTTTTTAATTAAGAAATTAGGTTTAAAAAGCGGTCCAGATTTAGACAAAGGATTAGATGCTGTTTTGGAAAAATACGGAAAATCTAATAAACACAAATACAGAGCAGTAGTGTATTATTTACTGACTGTACACTTTAAAAAAGAGAACATCTTTAAATAA
- a CDS encoding CvfB family protein → MLEIGKYNTLTILRDTKVGLFLGDPENDPEGVHDVLLPNKYVPKVFEIGEELIVFVYLDHEQRPVATTLVPYILLNEFALLRVNYINNVGAFMDWGMEKDILVPFKEQARPMEKGKRYLVYLYMDKQTNRLVASSKTNQFLSNDNLTVEKGEEVDLIVSHITDMGINVIINEQHKGLLYKDEVYDDAIRTGDRMRGYIKNIRPDNKIDVALQAQGFESIEPNAEKILSELRASRGFLRLNDNSHPEDIKTVLKMSKKSFKKAIGALYKEKLIEIKEDGIYLVKE, encoded by the coding sequence ATGCTAGAAATAGGAAAATACAATACGCTAACTATATTACGTGATACCAAAGTTGGTTTGTTTTTAGGAGATCCAGAAAATGATCCAGAAGGTGTTCACGACGTTTTGCTTCCAAATAAATATGTGCCAAAAGTTTTTGAAATTGGCGAAGAATTAATCGTTTTTGTTTACTTAGACCACGAACAGCGGCCAGTTGCTACGACCTTGGTTCCGTACATTTTGCTAAATGAATTTGCTCTTTTGAGAGTGAACTACATCAATAATGTAGGTGCTTTCATGGATTGGGGAATGGAGAAAGATATTTTGGTTCCGTTCAAAGAACAAGCGCGCCCAATGGAAAAAGGAAAACGCTATTTGGTTTACTTGTACATGGACAAACAAACCAATCGTTTAGTTGCTTCGAGTAAAACTAATCAGTTTTTGAGCAATGATAATTTGACAGTTGAAAAAGGTGAAGAAGTTGACTTAATTGTTTCTCATATTACAGATATGGGAATCAATGTTATTATAAATGAGCAACATAAAGGCCTTTTATATAAAGATGAAGTGTACGATGACGCAATAAGAACCGGAGACAGAATGCGCGGTTATATCAAAAATATTCGTCCCGATAATAAAATTGATGTTGCGCTTCAGGCACAAGGTTTTGAGAGTATAGAGCCAAATGCTGAAAAAATATTAAGTGAGCTAAGAGCTAGTAGAGGCTTTCTTAGATTGAATGATAATTCTCATCCTGAAGACATTAAAACAGTTTTGAAAATGAGTAAGAAATCATTTAAGAAAGCGATTGGTGCTTTGTACAAAGAAAAACTGATCGAAATAAAAGAAGACGGAATTTATCTGGTAAAAGAATAA
- a CDS encoding GNAT family N-acetyltransferase produces MSIIIRPAVTNDLQKILEIVNNSILHTTANYSYEIQTLEIQTKWFEDKVSKNIPVIVADLDGEVVGFGSYGQFREKIGFQYTVEHSVYVVDNIIGKGIGSKLLTELIRLAKEQGYHVMIGAIDADNAGSIAFHEKFGFVATGTIREVGYKFDHWLDLVFMQLILV; encoded by the coding sequence ATGAGCATTATTATAAGACCTGCAGTAACAAACGATTTGCAAAAGATTCTAGAAATTGTAAATAATTCTATTCTGCATACCACTGCCAATTATAGTTACGAAATCCAGACTTTGGAAATTCAGACAAAGTGGTTTGAAGACAAAGTGTCCAAAAACATTCCTGTAATTGTTGCCGATTTAGATGGTGAAGTGGTTGGTTTTGGAAGTTACGGACAGTTTAGAGAAAAAATAGGCTTTCAATATACTGTTGAGCATTCTGTTTATGTGGTCGATAATATCATTGGAAAAGGAATTGGTTCTAAACTTTTGACAGAATTAATTCGTTTGGCAAAAGAGCAAGGTTATCATGTTATGATTGGCGCCATTGATGCTGATAACGCTGGAAGTATTGCTTTTCATGAAAAATTCGGATTTGTTGCTACGGGTACAATTCGTGAAGTTGGCTACAAATTTGACCACTGGTTGGATCTGGTTTTTATGCAACTTATTTTGGTTTAA
- a CDS encoding 1,4-dihydroxy-2-naphthoyl-CoA synthase, with translation MDWITAREFEDITYKKCNGVARIAFNRPNVRNAFRPKTTSELYQAFYDAQEDTSIGVVLLSAEGPSTKDGVYSFCSGGDQNARGHQGYVGDDGQHRLNILEVQRLIRFMPKVVIAVVPGWAVGGGHSLHVVCDMTLASKEHAIFKQTDADVTSFDGGYGSAYLAKMVGQKKAREIFFLGRNYSAQEAFEMGMVNAVIPHDELEATAYEWAQEILQKSPTSIKMLKFAMNLTDDGMVGQQVFAGEATRLAYMTEEAKEGRNAFLEKRKPNFGENKWLP, from the coding sequence ATGGATTGGATTACAGCCAGAGAATTTGAAGATATAACTTATAAAAAATGTAACGGAGTAGCGAGAATTGCGTTTAACAGACCAAATGTTAGAAACGCATTCCGTCCTAAAACTACTTCAGAATTATACCAAGCTTTTTACGACGCACAGGAAGATACTTCAATTGGAGTTGTTTTACTTTCTGCAGAAGGACCTTCAACAAAAGATGGAGTTTACTCTTTTTGCAGTGGTGGAGATCAAAATGCTCGAGGACATCAAGGATATGTTGGAGATGATGGACAGCACCGTTTGAATATTTTAGAAGTGCAGCGTTTAATTCGTTTTATGCCAAAAGTTGTTATTGCTGTTGTTCCAGGCTGGGCTGTAGGTGGCGGACATAGTTTACACGTGGTTTGTGACATGACACTTGCAAGTAAAGAGCATGCTATTTTTAAGCAAACTGATGCAGACGTAACAAGTTTCGACGGCGGTTACGGATCAGCATATTTGGCAAAAATGGTGGGACAGAAAAAAGCTCGTGAAATCTTTTTCTTAGGTAGAAATTATTCTGCTCAGGAAGCTTTTGAAATGGGAATGGTAAATGCTGTAATTCCGCACGACGAACTTGAAGCTACAGCTTACGAATGGGCTCAAGAGATCCTTCAAAAATCACCAACTTCTATAAAAATGCTAAAGTTTGCAATGAACTTAACAGACGACGGAATGGTTGGACAACAAGTTTTTGCTGGGGAGGCAACTCGTTTAGCTTACATGACTGAAGAAGCTAAAGAAGGAAGAAATGCTTTCTTAGAAAAAAGAAAACCAAACTTTGGTGAAAATAAATGGTTACCTTAA
- a CDS encoding thioredoxin family protein — protein sequence MRFLLILFLSVTFQTINAQNQFVPVDVPYKTALENAKKERKPLFIMLYADWCPHCNLMKTEVLSDPAIMDFLNKNFVCTYKNIEKEEGIALKNKFNTKSLPTFLFLDSNETLIYALKGEMKKPEFQNELNNALNPKMQLPYLEKEFLAEPSNSDKFFTYLNTLKKGKDRTELSVPTHIYLNTQSDKQLVSELNWRVIANGVTDIKSREFQYVLNHQKEFAAVASQNRVDRKIESIVNELLRPLVDNLDTVNYYKQREVAKSIRLQKTDSLVFKYDLTLAERTEKWNFYKKVTLEDTQKLVWNDASFLKDIGNTYFKHINDKESLKKAIFWVDRSLELNDSYDGNLLEAKLYNKIKDKKKALEYAKNAKAIAKEMDWNSKEVDTLLAELNTK from the coding sequence ATGCGTTTCTTACTTATACTTTTTTTATCTGTTACTTTTCAAACTATCAATGCTCAAAATCAGTTTGTGCCTGTTGATGTTCCATATAAAACGGCTTTAGAAAATGCAAAAAAAGAAAGAAAACCGCTTTTTATTATGCTTTATGCAGATTGGTGTCCGCATTGCAATTTAATGAAAACGGAAGTCTTGAGTGATCCTGCTATTATGGATTTTTTGAATAAAAATTTTGTCTGTACTTATAAAAATATAGAAAAAGAAGAAGGAATTGCTTTAAAGAATAAATTCAATACCAAATCGCTTCCTACTTTCTTATTTCTTGACAGCAATGAAACGTTGATTTATGCATTGAAAGGTGAAATGAAAAAGCCAGAATTTCAGAATGAATTAAATAATGCTTTAAATCCGAAAATGCAATTGCCTTATTTAGAAAAAGAATTTCTTGCTGAACCAAGCAATTCAGATAAATTCTTTACCTATTTAAATACTTTAAAAAAAGGAAAAGACAGAACTGAATTATCCGTTCCAACTCATATTTATTTAAATACCCAGTCTGATAAACAGTTAGTTAGCGAATTAAACTGGCGTGTTATTGCTAATGGAGTAACCGATATAAAATCTAGAGAGTTCCAATACGTTTTAAATCATCAGAAAGAATTTGCTGCGGTAGCTTCTCAAAATCGTGTTGACCGTAAAATAGAAAGTATTGTAAACGAATTGCTTCGTCCTTTGGTTGATAATTTAGACACTGTAAACTATTATAAACAAAGAGAAGTTGCAAAATCAATCCGATTGCAAAAAACAGATTCTTTGGTTTTTAAATATGATCTAACTTTAGCCGAAAGAACTGAAAAATGGAATTTCTACAAAAAAGTTACACTTGAAGACACTCAGAAATTAGTTTGGAACGACGCGAGTTTTTTAAAAGATATCGGGAATACTTACTTTAAGCACATTAATGATAAAGAGAGCCTGAAAAAGGCCATTTTCTGGGTTGATCGTTCTTTAGAATTAAATGATTCTTACGATGGAAATCTGCTTGAAGCGAAGCTTTACAACAAAATAAAAGATAAAAAGAAAGCTTTAGAATATGCCAAAAATGCCAAAGCAATAGCCAAGGAAATGGACTGGAATTCTAAAGAAGTAGACACTTTATTAGCTGAATTAAACACCAAATAA
- a CDS encoding glutathione peroxidase produces MKKILLMLFGAAVLSVTGVNAQTNTNKLSKKDKAMAKETIYQFKVEDLSGDTFDFASLKGKKIMIVNTASKCGLTPQYKDLEAVYKEYKDKGFVIVGFPANNFASQEPGTAKEIETFCQQNYGVTFPMMNKVSVKGSDMCDVYKFLTEKSRNGLQDSEVEWNFQKYLINEKGELVKVIKPKTLVTEPEVINWIKG; encoded by the coding sequence ATGAAAAAAATACTTTTAATGCTATTTGGAGCAGCTGTTTTGTCAGTAACAGGGGTAAATGCTCAAACTAATACAAACAAATTATCTAAAAAGGATAAAGCCATGGCTAAAGAAACAATTTATCAGTTTAAAGTAGAAGACTTGTCAGGAGATACCTTTGACTTTGCATCTTTAAAAGGCAAAAAAATCATGATTGTCAATACTGCATCAAAATGCGGTTTAACTCCACAATATAAAGATTTAGAAGCGGTTTACAAAGAATACAAAGATAAAGGGTTTGTGATTGTTGGTTTCCCTGCAAATAATTTTGCTTCACAAGAACCAGGAACTGCTAAAGAAATTGAAACTTTCTGCCAGCAGAATTACGGTGTAACTTTCCCGATGATGAACAAAGTTTCTGTTAAAGGAAGCGATATGTGCGATGTCTATAAGTTCTTAACTGAAAAATCAAGAAACGGTCTACAGGATTCTGAAGTAGAATGGAACTTTCAAAAATACTTAATCAATGAAAAAGGAGAATTGGTAAAAGTAATTAAACCAAAAACTCTAGTAACTGAACCTGAAGTTATCAATTGGATTAAGGGTTAA
- the menD gene encoding 2-succinyl-5-enolpyruvyl-6-hydroxy-3-cyclohexene-1-carboxylic-acid synthase, with translation MIYPKIALAQSIIEILSAKGIVNIIISPGSRNAPLTIGFAQNPNFTCYSIADERCAAFFALGIAQQTKQPTAIVCTSGSALLNYYPALAEAFYSQIPLIVISADRPQSKIDIGDGQTIRQENVFANHSVFNANLTEEASEENDLKINLAIETAILKKGPVHINAPFEEPLYETTEELSVQPKITNQDPEVFPLTIENSEEVVSVWNTAKRKLILVGVNEANVIDKEIIENLASDPSVVVLTETTSNLHHDSFINSIDTLITPFDDFDFKKFNPVVLITFGGMVVSKRIKGFLRKYKPEQHWHIDTLRAYDTFGALTKHFEMKPNDFFKDLLSKTSFVESKYFNNVGTVYQTRLERRKEYLSKIGFSDFKVFEKVIGSLPKNSMLQISNSSAIRYAQLIDIDDTIEVFCNRGTSGIDGSTSTAIGAAVGNEKQTVFVTGDISFLYDSNALWNSYIPKNFKIILINNGGGGIFRILPGHQEKPVFNTYFETSHKLTAEHLAKMYGFDYLAAHDIQSLDSGIQSLYNSDETPCILEIFTPTVENDQILKQYFKYLY, from the coding sequence ATGATTTACCCCAAAATAGCGCTTGCACAAAGCATTATCGAAATTTTATCTGCCAAAGGCATTGTCAATATTATAATTTCTCCAGGATCCAGAAATGCACCGTTAACTATCGGATTTGCTCAAAATCCAAACTTCACCTGTTATAGCATTGCGGATGAGCGTTGTGCCGCCTTTTTTGCTTTGGGAATTGCTCAGCAAACCAAACAGCCAACAGCCATAGTCTGTACTTCAGGATCTGCCTTATTAAATTATTATCCTGCTCTGGCAGAAGCATTCTACAGTCAGATTCCATTGATTGTAATATCGGCTGACCGTCCACAAAGTAAAATTGATATTGGTGACGGACAAACTATTCGCCAGGAAAATGTTTTTGCTAACCATTCTGTTTTCAATGCTAATTTAACCGAAGAAGCATCTGAAGAGAATGACTTAAAAATCAATCTGGCCATTGAAACGGCTATTCTTAAAAAAGGCCCAGTGCATATCAACGCACCTTTTGAAGAGCCGCTTTATGAAACAACAGAAGAGCTTTCTGTACAGCCAAAAATTACAAATCAGGATCCAGAAGTTTTTCCTTTAACAATAGAAAATAGCGAAGAAGTAGTTTCTGTTTGGAATACTGCCAAACGAAAATTAATCTTAGTTGGAGTTAACGAAGCAAATGTAATTGACAAAGAGATTATAGAAAATTTAGCTTCAGATCCGTCAGTTGTAGTGCTTACAGAAACAACTTCAAATCTTCATCACGATAGTTTTATCAATTCAATAGATACTTTAATTACGCCTTTTGATGATTTTGATTTTAAGAAGTTTAACCCAGTAGTTTTAATAACTTTTGGAGGAATGGTTGTTTCAAAAAGAATTAAAGGTTTTTTACGAAAATACAAACCAGAACAGCATTGGCATATTGATACTTTACGTGCTTATGATACATTTGGAGCATTGACAAAACATTTTGAAATGAAGCCGAATGATTTCTTTAAAGACTTGCTTTCAAAAACATCTTTTGTAGAAAGTAAGTATTTTAATAATGTAGGTACTGTTTACCAAACGAGATTAGAAAGAAGAAAGGAATATTTAAGCAAAATAGGATTTTCAGACTTCAAAGTTTTCGAAAAAGTAATTGGATCATTGCCTAAAAATAGCATGTTGCAAATTAGTAATAGTTCTGCTATTCGTTATGCACAACTTATTGATATAGATGATACAATTGAAGTCTTTTGCAATCGCGGCACAAGCGGTATAGACGGAAGCACTTCTACGGCAATTGGTGCAGCAGTTGGAAACGAAAAGCAGACCGTTTTTGTCACTGGCGATATAAGTTTTCTATACGACAGCAATGCTTTATGGAACTCTTATATTCCTAAAAACTTCAAAATTATTTTGATTAATAATGGAGGAGGAGGTATTTTTAGAATTCTTCCTGGTCATCAAGAAAAACCAGTTTTCAATACTTATTTTGAGACATCTCATAAATTGACGGCTGAACATTTGGCTAAAATGTATGGATTTGACTATTTAGCAGCCCATGATATTCAATCATTAGACAGTGGAATCCAATCTTTATATAATTCTGATGAGACTCCTTGTATTTTAGAAATTTTCACACCAACAGTTGAAAATGATCAGATTTTGAAGCAGTATTTTAAATATCTCTATTGA
- a CDS encoding metal-dependent hydrolase has product MKITYYGHASLGIEVGGKHIIVDPFITGNPQAATINLSTIRADYILLTHAHADHVLDVEAIAKNTNAVIVSNAEIASYYAKKGFNSHPMNHGGSWKFDFGKVKYVNAIHSSSFPDGSYGGNPGGFVIEGEHKNIYIAGDTALTYDMKLIPLRTKLDLVILPIGNNFTMDVEDAIIASDFVECDKVLGYHYDTFGYIEIDHEEAIRKFFDKGKDLMLLPIGDSIEL; this is encoded by the coding sequence ATGAAAATTACATACTACGGACACGCTTCATTAGGAATTGAAGTAGGAGGAAAACACATTATTGTGGATCCATTTATTACCGGAAACCCACAAGCAGCTACAATTAACCTGAGCACAATCAGAGCCGATTATATTCTGCTAACGCATGCACACGCTGACCATGTTTTAGATGTTGAAGCGATTGCTAAAAACACCAATGCAGTTATCGTTTCTAATGCAGAAATTGCAAGTTACTATGCAAAAAAAGGATTCAATTCGCACCCAATGAATCACGGCGGAAGCTGGAAATTTGATTTCGGTAAAGTAAAATATGTAAATGCAATTCACTCAAGCAGTTTTCCTGACGGTTCTTACGGCGGAAATCCTGGAGGTTTTGTAATCGAAGGCGAGCATAAAAATATCTACATCGCTGGAGATACGGCATTGACTTATGATATGAAATTGATTCCGCTTCGCACAAAACTAGATCTGGTGATTCTTCCAATCGGAAACAACTTCACAATGGATGTCGAAGACGCTATTATCGCTTCAGATTTTGTGGAATGCGACAAAGTTCTGGGATATCACTACGATACTTTTGGTTATATCGAAATCGATCATGAAGAAGCAATTCGTAAATTTTTCGATAAAGGAAAAGATTTAATGCTTTTACCAATCGGAGATTCTATCGAATTATAA
- a CDS encoding tetratricopeptide repeat protein yields the protein MKSVALKASSQNTTFKQILLLLFIATSYNAFAQKDGYWDKERATTKEIMVPARDRISIPTEDLPVGTTEIVYRITLLDKNQEMANSLVSLLKAIPDPTGVSQGSAGAVFLMSKISGDDECTYSIFTSNENSKKYVADGKIDKACYSQAEPVSKDAKRLSVNKSSCLKENISTIWFGFESKNWILSQKVVLEVVPWVDTKLNRGWNQDNKNEIISLCKTSTMAQKMANSDDFCVCILNKIMKQYRYDEFQKLLAVEKIKVYKDFGNSCYKDADISKNVFNDLRTQVASLIKAQKYNEAIPKLNTIVNEGKATALDYGSLGYCYILTKQYAKALKVLQEGEKLDDTELLVKLNLAHTYLVSDDYSAAKAIYKKYQTQNVTDSLSWIAKTKLDFQAFEKAGLPSKDFEKILKLYN from the coding sequence GTGAAATCTGTGGCACTTAAAGCATCATCACAAAATACAACTTTCAAACAAATCCTTTTATTACTATTTATCGCAACTTCCTATAACGCTTTTGCACAAAAAGACGGTTATTGGGACAAAGAACGTGCAACAACCAAAGAAATTATGGTTCCCGCACGCGATAGAATTTCTATACCAACAGAAGACTTACCAGTTGGAACTACAGAAATTGTATATAGAATCACACTTTTAGATAAAAATCAGGAAATGGCCAATAGTTTGGTTTCCTTATTAAAAGCAATTCCAGATCCAACAGGTGTTAGCCAAGGTTCTGCTGGTGCTGTTTTCTTAATGTCAAAAATTTCAGGCGATGACGAGTGTACCTATTCTATTTTTACTTCTAATGAAAATTCGAAAAAATATGTTGCAGATGGTAAAATAGATAAAGCCTGCTATTCTCAAGCAGAACCTGTTAGCAAAGATGCCAAACGTTTATCTGTAAATAAATCATCTTGCTTAAAGGAAAATATTAGTACAATCTGGTTTGGCTTTGAAAGCAAAAATTGGATCTTAAGCCAAAAAGTAGTTCTAGAAGTAGTGCCGTGGGTAGATACAAAATTAAACCGCGGTTGGAATCAGGACAATAAAAACGAAATCATAAGTTTGTGCAAAACGTCTACAATGGCACAGAAAATGGCCAATTCGGACGATTTTTGTGTTTGTATTTTAAATAAAATTATGAAACAATATCGTTATGATGAGTTTCAAAAATTGTTGGCTGTAGAAAAAATTAAAGTCTATAAAGATTTTGGAAACAGCTGTTACAAAGATGCTGATATTTCTAAGAATGTATTCAACGATTTAAGAACACAAGTGGCATCTTTAATCAAAGCCCAAAAGTATAACGAAGCAATTCCGAAATTAAATACAATTGTAAATGAAGGTAAAGCAACTGCTTTAGATTACGGTTCGTTAGGATACTGCTATATTTTGACCAAACAATATGCAAAAGCATTAAAAGTGCTTCAAGAAGGTGAAAAGCTGGATGATACAGAATTATTAGTAAAATTAAACTTAGCGCATACTTACTTAGTAAGCGACGATTACAGTGCCGCAAAAGCGATTTACAAAAAATATCAGACTCAAAACGTAACAGACAGTTTAAGCTGGATTGCAAAAACAAAACTTGATTTTCAGGCTTTTGAAAAAGCAGGCTTGCCTTCAAAAGACTTCGAGAAAATCTTAAAATTATATAACTAA